In a single window of the Leptolyngbya ohadii IS1 genome:
- a CDS encoding tyrosine-type recombinase/integrase encodes MSENLAEEFFSNLTSSNFQALLTNPLLQKENWQTVEDLGLRINEHNKVLSLHFQGIQQEWLKSLVKLYILIRSRRGLSAMYLRNEILYLSKFSDFLCRNPRYDSNQINIQTFEEFEHYLKSLDTSKRSIALNYVTLKIFFDVCRLEGWLDVSTYWFDGKRRGSPRFRAEKVEYIPEEVWEQLDRQLHYLPEMYQRMVLIIRTMGLRIGELLNLPLNCLRLRNEQWRLRFTTEKYGVEDELPIQPELVAIIQEQQKYIRQHFGDSFNKLFCSNGTGGVARREFVPTPKVMKIDTFNRRLNLLAKQRNICTKDGELWHFRSHQFRKTVATVMTNAGVRDLIIQKYLRHRSPEMQDYYKHLLKQVLANEYEQLLKEKKYVDISGKVVASYKPNNAITELMRRKMHQLTTQYGECHRPTLKEPCKTVNACWGCEHWRTSLDDLHYLKDDFLRVDEELKIAESLGMIRQKQGLETDLDRLATRIKSLEKLND; translated from the coding sequence ATGAGTGAAAACTTGGCAGAAGAGTTTTTCAGCAATTTAACGTCATCAAATTTTCAAGCTCTACTTACAAATCCGCTATTGCAGAAGGAAAACTGGCAAACTGTGGAGGATTTAGGATTGAGAATAAATGAGCACAACAAAGTTTTGTCATTACACTTTCAAGGTATTCAACAGGAATGGTTGAAGTCTTTAGTAAAGCTATATATCCTCATCAGAAGTAGAAGGGGATTATCTGCGATGTATTTGAGAAATGAGATTTTGTATTTATCTAAGTTCTCTGATTTTTTGTGTAGAAATCCTAGATACGACTCGAATCAAATCAATATTCAAACTTTTGAGGAATTTGAACATTATCTGAAGTCTTTGGATACATCGAAGAGATCAATTGCTCTTAATTATGTTACCCTCAAGATTTTTTTTGATGTTTGTCGCCTTGAAGGATGGCTAGATGTCAGCACCTATTGGTTCGATGGTAAGCGTAGAGGTAGTCCGCGTTTTAGAGCTGAGAAAGTCGAATATATTCCAGAAGAGGTGTGGGAGCAGCTAGATCGTCAGTTGCATTATTTGCCTGAGATGTATCAGCGCATGGTATTGATTATCAGAACTATGGGCTTAAGAATAGGCGAACTACTTAACTTGCCTCTGAATTGTCTAAGGTTGAGAAATGAGCAGTGGCGATTACGATTTACTACCGAAAAATACGGTGTGGAAGATGAATTACCAATTCAACCTGAATTAGTAGCAATTATTCAAGAGCAGCAAAAATATATTAGACAACATTTCGGTGATTCCTTCAACAAGTTGTTTTGTAGTAATGGAACGGGAGGTGTAGCTAGGAGAGAATTTGTTCCGACTCCCAAAGTTATGAAGATTGACACTTTCAATCGTAGGCTTAATCTGCTTGCTAAACAGAGAAATATTTGCACTAAAGACGGTGAGCTTTGGCATTTCAGATCACATCAGTTTAGAAAAACTGTAGCAACGGTAATGACAAACGCGGGAGTACGAGACTTAATCATTCAGAAATATCTAAGGCATCGCTCACCTGAAATGCAGGATTATTATAAGCATTTACTTAAACAGGTATTGGCAAACGAGTATGAGCAGCTTCTGAAAGAAAAGAAATATGTTGACATCTCTGGAAAGGTGGTAGCTAGCTATAAGCCAAATAATGCCATTACTGAGTTGATGCGTCGAAAGATGCATCAACTCACAACCCAGTATGGTGAATGCCACCGTCCTACACTAAAAGAGCCTTGCAAAACTGTGAATGCCTGCTGGGGCTGTGAGCACTGGCGAACTTCTTTAGATGATTTGCATTACCTCAAGGATGACTTTTTGCGTGTAGATGAAGAATTAAAAATTGCAGAAAGTTTAGGCATGATTAGGCAAAAACAAGGTTTAGAAACGGATTTAGACAGACTGGCTACTCGTATTAAGTCTCTAGAGAAGTTGAATGATTAA
- a CDS encoding tyrosine-type recombinase/integrase, giving the protein MKRPAIPDPIVVSLVGGQPEKEAVRVAPSAVLADLRQPKVDEFIQARSLKPKSEQAYRRDLQYFMEWTEQSWGNVTRRQVAQFKQFLLQEKQLAPSSVNRILRTLKSFYKWMLLSQYVSTDPTTGVQQEKVPEPQSQELEDEEVDRIYAAIAEVSKDPVRDRALFSVLLHGLRAEEAINLNLEDYDGEQVMIREAKHDSVGEVPLTRQARLDINAYVEQRQAQAAVIGQELVPDSPLFVSNSNRSKGKRLTYWGVQEVMNLLSEHTGIALHAHRGRHTFCTNLIVKLEMDTALAMELSRHRDIRSFKRYTNRKNKLAAKRAFLKANDLVALSPQAD; this is encoded by the coding sequence ATGAAACGTCCTGCCATTCCTGATCCAATTGTTGTCTCTCTTGTTGGGGGGCAGCCTGAGAAAGAGGCTGTTCGTGTGGCTCCGAGCGCAGTTCTCGCCGATCTCAGGCAACCGAAGGTCGATGAGTTCATTCAAGCACGATCGCTAAAGCCGAAAAGTGAGCAGGCGTATCGGCGGGATTTGCAGTATTTCATGGAGTGGACTGAGCAGTCATGGGGCAATGTGACCCGCAGGCAGGTTGCACAGTTTAAGCAGTTTCTGTTGCAGGAAAAGCAGCTTGCGCCCAGTTCCGTCAATCGCATTTTGCGGACGCTTAAGTCCTTCTATAAATGGATGTTGCTGTCACAGTACGTTTCGACCGACCCGACGACGGGGGTGCAGCAGGAGAAAGTACCAGAACCCCAATCGCAGGAATTGGAGGATGAGGAGGTCGATCGCATTTATGCTGCTATTGCTGAAGTAAGCAAAGATCCAGTGCGCGATCGGGCGCTGTTTTCCGTTCTGCTGCATGGACTACGGGCAGAAGAGGCTATCAACCTCAACCTTGAAGACTACGATGGGGAGCAGGTCATGATCCGCGAGGCGAAGCATGACAGTGTGGGCGAGGTGCCGCTGACACGACAGGCGCGATTGGACATAAATGCCTATGTGGAGCAGCGGCAGGCACAAGCAGCAGTGATCGGGCAGGAACTAGTACCAGACAGTCCCTTGTTCGTCTCAAACTCAAATCGCAGCAAGGGGAAGCGGCTAACGTACTGGGGGGTGCAGGAGGTGATGAATCTACTGAGCGAGCATACAGGAATTGCCCTACACGCCCATCGAGGGCGGCATACGTTCTGTACGAATCTAATTGTGAAGCTGGAGATGGACACGGCATTGGCAATGGAGCTATCGCGGCATCGGGATATTCGCAGCTTCAAACGTTATACGAATCGCAAGAATAAACTGGCGGCGAAGCGGGCTTTTCTGAAGGCAAACGATCTGGTTGCGCTATCGCCACAGGCGGATTGA
- a CDS encoding DUF6262 family protein: MTQADLTAIRTENLKRAQAARKDETLERAYKAIEHLQKTGSKINFPAIAKVANVSVSYLYKYPELKQHIAELRNQQSAMPRKPLKKPTVSDSQTKVITRLKERVRQVEEQNRDLQHRNEALAGQVYRLHQLQAQVERQQQTIQDLEVQLQRIRSQPAPVAAQEINVTPITQAKLVQRGDLIEEAFKTSGVALTPTWNRILRQHDEQATLQAIQAYNQYRETHTVAQPAACLRRAIEQGWVPNQKSEPTTLEQDEFDHFYADATAQGFVLDIPKNHLPTQNGEILVKVNQPSSLAPWTTMCWKQAKAEYERSRH; the protein is encoded by the coding sequence ATGACACAAGCAGATCTGACTGCAATCCGGACTGAGAATTTGAAGCGGGCACAGGCGGCTCGCAAAGATGAAACGCTCGAACGGGCTTACAAAGCGATTGAACACTTGCAGAAAACAGGCAGCAAAATTAACTTTCCAGCTATTGCAAAGGTGGCAAACGTCAGCGTCTCTTATCTATACAAATACCCAGAACTCAAACAGCACATTGCCGAACTGCGAAACCAGCAGTCCGCAATGCCACGTAAACCGTTGAAGAAACCCACTGTTTCAGATTCTCAGACGAAAGTGATCACTCGTCTTAAGGAACGGGTTCGACAGGTGGAAGAACAAAACCGTGACCTTCAGCACCGCAATGAAGCACTTGCAGGACAAGTTTACCGGCTCCATCAACTTCAAGCGCAGGTGGAGCGCCAGCAGCAGACGATTCAAGATCTCGAAGTGCAACTTCAGCGGATACGCTCCCAACCCGCTCCAGTCGCGGCACAGGAGATCAACGTCACGCCGATTACGCAAGCGAAATTGGTGCAGCGGGGCGACCTGATTGAGGAAGCCTTCAAAACCTCTGGAGTAGCATTGACTCCCACCTGGAATCGCATCCTCCGCCAACACGACGAGCAAGCCACCCTACAAGCAATTCAAGCCTACAACCAGTATCGAGAGACGCATACGGTTGCACAGCCAGCAGCCTGTTTGAGGCGAGCAATTGAGCAGGGCTGGGTTCCTAATCAGAAAAGTGAGCCAACCACGCTGGAACAGGATGAATTTGACCACTTCTATGCGGACGCGACCGCACAAGGCTTTGTCCTGGACATTCCCAAGAATCATCTGCCAACTCAGAACGGCGAAATTTTAGTCAAAGTGAATCAGCCTTCATCCCTCGCACCTTGGACTACGATGTGCTGGAAGCAGGCAAAAGCGGAGTATGAAAGATCAAGACATTAA
- a CDS encoding DUF6737 family protein: MLLTGVGAIAATNLLFKAIWITGLVALPILIWMGYFLLIYPKAMAQVLAQESTLSEEVR; this comes from the coding sequence ATTTTATTGACAGGGGTAGGAGCAATCGCTGCCACCAATCTTCTCTTCAAAGCAATCTGGATCACTGGACTGGTCGCGTTGCCAATCCTGATCTGGATGGGTTACTTTTTGCTAATTTACCCCAAGGCGATGGCACAGGTGCTGGCGCAGGAGTCCACACTTTCCGAGGAAGTTAGATGA
- a CDS encoding DEAD/DEAH box helicase, whose translation MTFQTLGLSTELLRAVNDEGYTTATPIQQQAIPAILQGHDIFASAQTGIGKTAGFTLPLLQCLNLSSSRKGDRNPRALILTPTRELAAQVGDSVKTYGKYLAPKSAVIYGGVGFVPQVQALKRGVDIVVATPGRLLDHVTQKTVDLSQIEILVLDECDRMLDMGFIHDIRKLLVKLPASRQTLMFSATFSPAIRQLASTLLKQPVQIEVAPRNTAAEQVEQIVHPVDRARKRELLSYLIGFNNWKQVLVFTRTKHGANRLAEQLAQDGLKTAAIHGNKTQAARTRALADFKQGKVRVLVATDVASRGLDIDQLPHVVNFELPNVPEDYVHRIGRTGRAGHAGRAISLVSQDENALLKGIEQLLNRTLTTDVISGYEPTDSSRLQSEAKPAQPRSKQRRGGQRQTHVAPSPSRGKKSDATGSRKRKQLRAI comes from the coding sequence ATGACATTTCAAACTCTCGGTCTTTCGACCGAACTGCTGCGTGCTGTTAACGACGAAGGCTACACTACAGCAACGCCAATTCAGCAGCAGGCTATTCCTGCGATTTTGCAGGGACACGATATTTTTGCGAGTGCCCAAACTGGAATTGGTAAGACCGCCGGGTTTACGCTGCCATTACTGCAATGCCTGAACCTCTCATCCTCCAGAAAAGGCGATCGCAATCCGCGTGCCTTGATTCTGACCCCAACTCGTGAACTCGCTGCTCAGGTCGGTGATAGCGTCAAAACCTATGGCAAATATCTGGCTCCTAAGTCAGCGGTGATTTATGGCGGTGTTGGCTTTGTGCCGCAAGTACAAGCGTTGAAACGGGGCGTAGATATTGTCGTCGCGACTCCCGGACGGTTACTAGACCACGTCACACAGAAGACCGTCGATCTGTCCCAAATTGAGATTCTGGTGCTAGATGAGTGTGATCGCATGTTAGACATGGGGTTCATCCACGACATTCGCAAATTATTGGTAAAACTGCCTGCCTCTCGGCAAACGTTAATGTTCTCTGCCACCTTTTCGCCCGCGATTCGGCAACTCGCTAGCACCTTGCTCAAACAGCCTGTGCAAATTGAAGTAGCACCTCGTAATACAGCAGCTGAGCAAGTCGAACAAATCGTGCATCCCGTTGACCGCGCTCGCAAACGAGAATTGCTATCTTACCTAATTGGCTTTAATAACTGGAAACAGGTGCTGGTTTTTACCCGGACCAAACACGGGGCGAATCGGCTGGCTGAACAATTGGCTCAAGATGGGCTGAAAACTGCTGCAATTCATGGGAATAAAACCCAAGCTGCCCGGACTCGGGCATTGGCTGACTTTAAGCAAGGGAAGGTGCGAGTTCTGGTTGCCACCGATGTTGCCTCGCGAGGGTTAGACATTGATCAGCTTCCTCATGTCGTGAATTTTGAACTGCCCAATGTACCTGAAGACTATGTGCACCGGATTGGTCGAACGGGTCGTGCGGGACATGCAGGACGGGCAATTTCTCTGGTCTCGCAGGATGAGAACGCCCTGTTAAAGGGGATCGAGCAGCTATTAAACCGAACTCTAACAACAGATGTCATTTCGGGCTATGAACCGACGGATTCTTCTCGGTTACAGTCAGAGGCGAAACCGGCTCAACCCCGATCGAAGCAGCGCCGAGGTGGACAGCGCCAAACGCACGTTGCTCCATCCCCTTCCCGTGGAAAAAAATCTGATGCGACTGGAAGCCGTAAGCGCAAACAGCTTCGCGCGATTTAA
- a CDS encoding tyrosine-type recombinase/integrase gives MINIDWKKNYRNEFACPSCGTPGIQLTGTTKKRYFRCSECRKTSQTACKLDIREIYDPQNPLITWYRNHRFEGLICPNCEKESIYFYSIENGKKRFICRACRKRYPDSVSLDLKLISRLSGTTPPVLKPFVFDDVWDLRTVNPNFSEREKVFTVNFELIKLDWWKESVKKYVYHSCKIEASFSRIRQHLWGLLNFSYFLAQSQISSFSEIDRMTILDFISHEPNKYGRLKCELTVLRDFFYIGTIYQWFRVKQDLVRDEDYPKRPLHNPNPISDSVLRQIEANLHHLPSFIARMWIVAFFTAMRPAELALLRKECLVQEGENWKVIWQRPKTKDFHEVPVTRTIAKVIQEQQEYIQNLWSSEWDYLFCHYYGFSDTDIAHPKLQPVKRVVPTLNNPLTLAIRCLIRALDIRDENDQVAQFSPKLLRPTRLTKLFEMGHDLAVVSAWAGHQSLATTSTYYTHVSCELIEKETQHIQKALLNINGQPISYESFPKSFWENPRAHELDLAGNHINTPIYGHCALPLDEQCDKFRACYTCPCFFPTPEKLPLYIKIRDELRAKESQAKANGQDVLTEQFGRQAEQLDKVIARFQENS, from the coding sequence ATGATTAATATTGATTGGAAGAAAAACTACAGAAATGAATTTGCTTGCCCTAGCTGTGGTACGCCTGGAATTCAACTTACTGGAACAACTAAAAAGCGTTATTTTCGCTGCTCAGAATGTCGAAAAACTTCTCAAACGGCATGTAAGCTTGATATCCGAGAAATTTATGATCCTCAAAATCCTTTAATTACTTGGTACAGAAATCATAGATTTGAAGGGCTTATATGCCCTAACTGCGAAAAAGAAAGTATCTATTTTTACAGTATTGAGAACGGTAAAAAACGTTTTATTTGTAGAGCCTGCCGAAAACGTTATCCTGATTCTGTCTCTTTAGATCTAAAACTCATTAGCCGTCTCTCTGGTACAACACCTCCCGTCTTGAAACCATTTGTATTTGATGATGTTTGGGATTTAAGAACTGTGAACCCAAATTTCAGTGAGCGGGAAAAAGTTTTCACTGTCAACTTTGAGCTAATAAAACTGGATTGGTGGAAGGAGTCGGTCAAGAAGTATGTATACCACTCTTGTAAGATAGAAGCATCCTTCTCAAGAATTCGTCAGCATTTGTGGGGTTTACTCAATTTTTCTTACTTTTTAGCACAATCTCAAATTTCGAGTTTCTCTGAGATTGACAGAATGACAATCCTGGACTTCATCTCTCATGAACCTAATAAGTATGGGAGGCTCAAGTGCGAGTTGACTGTCTTAAGAGACTTCTTCTATATCGGAACTATTTATCAATGGTTCAGGGTTAAACAAGATTTAGTTCGTGACGAGGATTATCCAAAAAGACCACTACATAATCCTAATCCAATTTCAGATTCAGTTCTTAGACAGATTGAAGCCAATCTTCATCACCTACCCTCATTTATTGCGCGAATGTGGATTGTTGCCTTCTTCACAGCAATGCGTCCTGCTGAACTTGCCTTGTTAAGAAAGGAGTGCTTAGTCCAGGAAGGAGAAAACTGGAAAGTTATTTGGCAACGCCCTAAGACAAAGGATTTCCATGAAGTTCCGGTTACTCGCACTATTGCAAAAGTTATTCAGGAACAGCAGGAGTATATTCAGAACCTCTGGAGTAGCGAGTGGGACTACCTTTTCTGCCATTACTATGGATTCTCTGATACAGATATTGCTCACCCAAAACTTCAACCTGTAAAGAGAGTAGTTCCTACATTGAATAACCCGCTCACACTTGCAATTCGTTGTCTCATTAGGGCTTTAGATATCCGAGATGAAAATGATCAGGTTGCACAATTTAGCCCCAAGCTTTTGCGCCCTACTCGTCTTACTAAGCTTTTCGAGATGGGGCATGATCTTGCGGTTGTCAGTGCTTGGGCAGGGCATCAATCACTTGCAACGACCAGTACCTACTACACTCACGTTAGTTGCGAACTAATTGAAAAGGAGACACAACACATTCAGAAGGCTCTATTGAACATCAATGGACAGCCTATTAGCTACGAATCATTTCCCAAATCTTTTTGGGAGAATCCTCGCGCTCATGAACTCGATCTTGCAGGAAACCATATTAATACTCCTATTTATGGTCACTGTGCTTTACCGCTGGACGAGCAGTGCGACAAGTTTCGAGCTTGCTACACTTGCCCATGTTTCTTTCCTACACCGGAGAAACTGCCTCTATATATCAAAATCCGCGATGAGTTGCGAGCAAAGGAATCCCAAGCCAAAGCCAATGGACAGGATGTACTTACAGAACAATTTGGCAGACAAGCAGAGCAACTCGACAAAGTAATTGCTAGATTTCAAGAGAACTCATGA
- a CDS encoding ParA family protein, translating into MIIAVVAIKGGVGKTTTTFCLAATLTRLGKKVLCIDLDPQGDLSVSLGCDRGSSNPSIGEVLNAPRREQEKLIRTSILEIEGWTNLITPGDRLDYFEKELAKGIGPDLRLRDALSTIQQEYDFILIDTPKGNGLLTTNAMVSCEEVLVPVQMEWLALNNLPMLLQQVSEIADRLNPNLVLSTLVPSQLKRTSLSNQIYQSISNWNANDFLPHQEQKVWVSPPVHQLTLYAELSEKAVPIYEHPGVQKKHLEPFETIAKQLAKQNKKRREAARV; encoded by the coding sequence GTGATTATTGCTGTAGTTGCAATTAAGGGCGGAGTCGGAAAGACAACAACAACCTTTTGTCTTGCAGCAACGTTGACTCGCCTGGGTAAAAAAGTTTTGTGCATTGATTTAGATCCGCAGGGAGACCTATCTGTTTCTCTTGGATGCGATCGCGGTTCGTCAAATCCTTCGATCGGCGAAGTCCTGAATGCTCCGCGACGGGAGCAGGAAAAGCTAATTCGTACTTCAATTTTGGAAATTGAGGGCTGGACTAATCTGATTACTCCAGGCGATCGGCTGGATTATTTTGAGAAGGAACTGGCAAAGGGCATTGGTCCGGATTTACGTCTGCGAGATGCACTTTCCACAATTCAACAGGAGTACGATTTTATTCTGATTGATACGCCCAAAGGAAACGGACTGCTGACAACGAATGCAATGGTTAGCTGTGAGGAAGTGCTAGTTCCGGTTCAGATGGAGTGGCTGGCTCTAAACAACCTACCGATGCTGCTCCAGCAAGTTTCTGAGATTGCCGATCGCCTGAACCCGAATCTGGTTCTTTCTACGTTGGTTCCTTCCCAACTCAAGCGCACTTCGCTGTCAAATCAGATCTACCAATCGATTTCAAACTGGAATGCAAACGACTTTCTACCGCATCAGGAACAGAAGGTCTGGGTTTCACCGCCAGTTCATCAGTTGACCCTGTACGCGGAACTCTCCGAAAAAGCGGTGCCAATCTACGAGCATCCAGGCGTGCAAAAGAAGCACCTGGAACCCTTTGAGACGATCGCAAAACAGCTTGCTAAGCAGAATAAGAAGCGTCGGGAGGCAGCTCGTGTCTAA
- a CDS encoding heavy metal translocating P-type ATPase encodes MTAVSFAPSRFSTLFKEHPDTIAAILCGLFVFLGWLALHWNWLGLGLLLLPIAYVVGGYSSAREGLTTLFEEKELDVDLLMIVAALGAAGLGLWRREYYLIVDGAILILIFSISGALEGYAMNRTERSIRGLMSLTSDTARVLINGEEQMREVDRLRIGDLVLVKPGELVPTDGLVIEGYSTLNQAPITGESMPIEKTVGDEVYAGTINGNGALKLKIHQSPESSLIQRVIRMVEQAQSEAPPSQQFIERFERGYAKVIVIVGILLAIVPPFLWQWDWETTIYRALIFLVVASPCALMAAIMPTLLSGIANGARQGILFKNGAQLEMMGQVKAIAFDKTGTLTTGKPQVTDVVPITDRTHLLRIAASIESASEHPIGTAIVQFVKEHQVSWTEAVEVQAHTGQGITGTVENQRTIAGNLAFLKQQINSDVESLIYQAEQLEQAGKTVVWIAHNEQVLGIIAVADVIRPEAQRAIDRLKQMGIEQIVLLSGDNQRTAERIASEVGINQVFAELLPQDKVDLIKSLQKRYGTVAMVGDGINDAPALAQASVGIAMGVSGSDVALETADVVLMADRLEKLETAIRLGRRAQQVVKQNIVFALGFIVILLIANFAQEITLPLGVIGHEGSTVLVTLSGLRLLRA; translated from the coding sequence ATGACTGCCGTTTCCTTTGCCCCTTCCCGTTTCTCGACCCTGTTCAAGGAGCATCCTGACACGATCGCCGCTATTCTCTGTGGACTCTTTGTGTTTCTGGGCTGGCTGGCACTGCACTGGAACTGGCTGGGACTGGGATTATTGCTGTTGCCGATCGCCTATGTTGTGGGGGGCTACAGCAGTGCCCGTGAAGGATTGACGACGCTGTTCGAGGAGAAAGAGCTGGATGTCGATCTGCTGATGATTGTGGCAGCTCTGGGAGCCGCTGGACTGGGACTTTGGCGACGGGAGTATTACCTGATCGTCGATGGGGCAATCCTGATTCTCATCTTCTCGATTAGCGGCGCGTTAGAAGGATACGCGATGAACCGCACCGAGCGCAGCATTCGCGGACTGATGAGCCTCACGTCCGACACCGCACGGGTGTTAATCAACGGCGAGGAGCAGATGCGGGAAGTCGATCGCCTGCGGATTGGCGACCTGGTGCTAGTGAAACCTGGAGAACTGGTGCCGACCGATGGATTGGTGATCGAAGGATACTCCACTTTGAATCAAGCCCCGATTACGGGAGAATCAATGCCGATCGAGAAGACTGTGGGAGATGAAGTCTACGCCGGGACGATCAACGGCAACGGGGCACTCAAGCTCAAGATTCACCAGTCGCCCGAAAGTAGCTTAATTCAGCGCGTGATTCGCATGGTTGAGCAGGCACAAAGCGAAGCACCGCCCTCGCAGCAGTTTATCGAGCGGTTTGAGCGGGGCTATGCCAAAGTGATTGTTATCGTCGGTATTCTGTTGGCGATCGTGCCGCCGTTCCTCTGGCAGTGGGATTGGGAAACGACGATTTATCGGGCGCTCATTTTCCTGGTGGTTGCCTCTCCCTGTGCGCTTATGGCAGCCATCATGCCAACCCTGCTCTCTGGAATTGCCAATGGTGCAAGGCAAGGAATTTTATTTAAGAACGGCGCACAGCTCGAGATGATGGGGCAAGTGAAGGCGATCGCCTTTGACAAAACCGGAACGCTAACCACAGGCAAACCTCAGGTAACGGACGTAGTGCCGATCACGGATCGAACGCACCTTTTACGCATTGCTGCCTCCATTGAAAGCGCATCCGAACATCCGATTGGAACTGCAATCGTGCAGTTTGTCAAAGAACATCAGGTTAGCTGGACGGAAGCGGTTGAAGTGCAGGCACACACCGGACAGGGAATTACTGGAACGGTAGAAAACCAAAGGACGATCGCAGGGAATTTAGCATTTCTCAAACAGCAAATTAATAGCGATGTTGAATCATTAATTTACCAAGCGGAGCAATTGGAGCAAGCGGGCAAGACGGTAGTATGGATTGCTCACAATGAACAAGTTTTAGGCATCATTGCAGTCGCAGACGTCATTCGACCAGAGGCGCAAAGGGCGATCGATCGACTGAAACAAATGGGAATTGAACAAATTGTCCTGCTGAGCGGAGATAATCAACGTACCGCAGAACGGATTGCCAGTGAAGTTGGCATTAACCAAGTCTTTGCAGAACTGTTACCTCAGGATAAAGTTGATTTGATTAAATCGCTCCAGAAGCGATATGGAACGGTTGCAATGGTGGGAGATGGCATCAATGATGCTCCCGCTTTAGCCCAAGCATCGGTTGGAATTGCAATGGGCGTATCAGGCAGCGATGTAGCACTGGAGACAGCCGATGTGGTGCTGATGGCGGACCGCTTAGAGAAACTAGAAACAGCAATTCGGCTAGGGCGTCGCGCTCAACAGGTCGTGAAACAGAATATTGTGTTCGCGCTGGGCTTTATCGTGATACTGCTGATTGCTAACTTTGCCCAGGAAATCACGCTTCCGCTCGGAGTAATTGGGCATGAAGGCTCAACGGTACTGGTAACGCTGAGTGGCTTGCGCTTGCTGAGAGCCTGA
- a CDS encoding tyrosine-type recombinase/integrase, translated as MSLTLQKGFDPQTKETIWLMLDEDYQVVEPIQHYLTFICFKSPNTVEAYAYDLKAWWHFLQQRHLDWRNVQLADLEDFAHWLRVGDTSKVVSAKAVKALRTERTVNRAITAVTTFYEYQIASRTVDFKQFERFFMPIGLGTKRLLDGISKSKPRRKKLVKLKEPKKFPGCLTNEQVTILADSCSRLRDKLIVLMLNGTGMRKGELLGLRHEDIGDFGENTIKVVKRLNSNGARAKGQEREIPVPKELLEIYNDYLIYEYPEVDSEYVFINIWEGEIGAPMKPKVINTMFDRLSEKTQIKVYPHLFRHTFATRLLRAGYSVDRVKHLLGHTSIQTTLDIYSHLIQEDLSRIVQQEERL; from the coding sequence ATGTCCCTAACGCTGCAAAAAGGATTTGATCCCCAGACGAAAGAGACAATCTGGCTGATGCTGGACGAGGATTACCAGGTGGTAGAACCCATTCAGCACTACTTAACCTTCATTTGCTTCAAATCGCCAAACACAGTTGAGGCATATGCCTACGACCTCAAAGCCTGGTGGCACTTCTTGCAGCAGCGGCATCTTGACTGGCGAAATGTTCAGCTTGCAGACTTAGAAGATTTCGCCCATTGGCTTCGAGTTGGAGATACCTCTAAAGTGGTTTCTGCCAAAGCTGTTAAAGCTTTGAGGACAGAACGAACAGTCAACCGAGCGATAACCGCTGTGACAACCTTCTACGAGTACCAAATTGCCTCTAGAACAGTAGACTTCAAGCAGTTTGAGCGGTTCTTCATGCCAATTGGCTTAGGCACGAAGCGGTTGCTCGATGGGATTTCAAAAAGCAAACCCAGACGTAAGAAATTAGTCAAGCTTAAAGAGCCGAAAAAATTTCCTGGTTGCCTGACGAACGAACAAGTCACAATCCTGGCAGATTCATGTTCCCGGCTCAGAGATAAGCTCATTGTTCTGATGCTTAATGGCACAGGCATGAGAAAAGGTGAACTGCTAGGACTACGACATGAGGACATCGGAGATTTTGGAGAAAACACTATAAAGGTCGTTAAAAGGCTTAACTCCAATGGAGCTAGAGCTAAAGGGCAGGAAAGAGAAATTCCTGTTCCAAAGGAGTTGCTTGAGATATACAACGATTATTTAATCTACGAATACCCAGAAGTGGATTCAGAGTATGTTTTTATTAATATTTGGGAAGGAGAAATTGGTGCGCCAATGAAACCAAAAGTTATTAATACAATGTTTGACCGATTAAGTGAGAAGACTCAAATTAAGGTTTATCCTCACCTTTTTCGTCATACTTTTGCTACTCGACTGTTAAGAGCTGGCTACTCAGTAGACAGAGTAAAACACCTTTTGGGTCATACTTCAATTCAAACTACTCTAGATATATACTCTCATTTGATTCAAGAAGATTTGAGTCGGATTGTACAGCAGGAAGAAAGACTATGA